From Motacilla alba alba isolate MOTALB_02 chromosome 9, Motacilla_alba_V1.0_pri, whole genome shotgun sequence, a single genomic window includes:
- the GPR171 gene encoding probable G-protein coupled receptor 171, which yields MSSNISECHLYEEMEPFTYFYYLIFLTGIIGSCFALWAFTQKDQKQKCMSIYLINLLTADFLLTLTLPVKIIVDLGIASWNLRIFHCQVTACFIYLNMYLSIIFLGLVSMDRCLQLMHSSKIYRIQEPGFAKTLCAVVWAMVLLVTVPNMAIPIKHIEERPGVGCIDFKTKFGRDWHVFTNFICTAIFLNSSAVILISNCLVARQLRRHGRGERGGRVRKALAHVLLVTAAYLLCFVPYHAVRIPYTLSQGSASASCPLRRALFKAKEATLLFAVSNLCLDPILYYHLSKSFRLKFTETFAAPRETKAAQQPAAELQPCL from the coding sequence ATGTCAAGCAACATTTCTGAATGTCATCTCTATGAAGAAATGGAACCTTTCACCTATTTTTACTACTTGATTTTTCTCACGGGAATTATTGGAAGCTGTTTTGCACTGTGGGCATTCACGCAGAAGGACCAGAAACAGAAGTGCATGAGCATCTACCTGATCAACCTCCTCACTGCGGATTTCTTGCTGACTTTGACGCTGCCAGTGAAGATTATTGTTGACCTAGGAATTGCGTCCTGGAATCTGAGAATATTCCACTGCCAGGTCACGGCCTGCTTCATCTACCTGAACATGTATTTATCAATCATTTTTTTGGGACTCGTGAGCATGGATCGCTGCCTCCAGCTGATGCACAGCTCCAAGATCTACCGCATCCAGGAGCCTGGCTTTGCCAAGACCTTGTGTGCCGTGGTGTGGGCCATGGTTCTCCTCGTCACGGTGCCCAACATGGCCATTCCCATCAAGCACATCGAGGAGCGCCCTGGCGTCGGGTGCATCGACTTCAAAACCAAATTCGGGAGAGACTGGCACGTGTTCACCAATTTCATCTGCACGGCGATATTCCTCAACTCCTCGGCTGTGATTCTGATCTCCAACTGCCTGGTGGCCAGGCAGCTGCGGCGGCACGGGCGCGGCGAGCGCGGCGGGCGCGTGCGGAAGGCGCTGGCGCACGTCCTGCTGGTGACGGCCGCCTACCTGCTGTGCTTCGTGCCCTACCACGCCGTGCGCATCCCCTACACGCTGAGCCAGGGCAGCGCCAGCGCCAGCTGCCCCCTGCGCCGGGCTCTCTTCAAAGCCAAGGAGGCCACCTTGCTGTTCGCGGTCTCGAACCTCTGCTTGGACCCCATCCTCTACTACCACCTCTCCAAGTCCTTCAGGCTCAAGTTCACCGAGACCTTCGCAGCCCCCAGGGAGACGAAGGCGGcgcagcagccagcagcagagctgcagccctgcctgtga